TGATAAAACGCATGAGGACACACCACAGGGGCAGATAGTAAATCCCTTATTTCATTTTAAGGGCCTTTGAGTTCCAAATTGCTATGTCCAGAGGACTGTCAGCTATTGACAAATTaagaaattacatttatatagtagatttaaaattgattttctacAAAACTTCCCATGAATCCAACAATTTGTTATAAAATATTGCTGCTCTATAAATATATATGCATATGTAAAAAGTGATCCATTGtgttctgtgctgcagtgggacacagagAGCTGATAAAATGTGGCACATCAGCTCACTGGTTTAATTAAATTGAGAGCTCCAATTACAGCATAAACCCCAACTGATTATATTAGGTAGATCCTGCTAACTGTTCCTCTGTGAGTTTTGAACTCTTCAAATGCATAAAATGGTATTATGTTGACATCATTTTGTAGTTCATTTATAAAAGTTTGATGTAAACCACTTTGtaaaattgaattttttaaaagcaGATAATAGGTTTAACAGGAATACAGGTTTGATGTGAGTATTCAGATTAAAATTCCTTACTTTAATGGTCATGATACCTGTCTCTTATAGGATGGTGGCTTGTGGAGAATGATGAGAAACAATTAGCCTGGTTTCCAGCTCCCTATCTCAAAACGTGCCTTAACTCTGCCCCATCTGGAGCATCAAATATCAATAATGAAACAGACGGTAAGTTCAGGAGTCCGTCTAAGCAGCACTTCCAGCATTTTATATTAAAGCTgcaatgttccatagaaactacattttaaaaattctgatagCATGAAAATTCACTCTATTGTTCTGCTGTGGTAAAATTCAGAATAAATTCATCAATAATAAAATGCTGCATAATCAGCATTCATTTTCAACCTCTGCAATATAATGTCCAAAACTCATTGATAACTTTATATTAATTTAACACTTGATAACCTCTTATTGTTTTTAcatgttttaaaaatgaatttattGTGTTCTTGTTTAAAGTACTTGGACAGCTTGTTGTTCCACACTTTGTTAACCCAGATACTTTAACTATCCAGCTCAATCTTGACCATGTCTTCTGTCCTTTTCATGATTTGAGGACTGTAGAAGCCTGTGCTCTGCTAAATTCCAGCACTACATTTCAATGGTGTATCGAACTAGAAACAAAATGCAAGATTGGGAAACATTTGCTGGAAACAAATTCTTTTTGCCCTTAAGGGATTAATTCAACCACATTAATTTCTGAGAAACACACAGCAACACCTGTCACACTCTAACAAAAGGTCTAACATTGCCAAATCTGAATGTATTTTTTCTCAATTCACCTAATATATGATAAGCGAAATCCAATTAAGATCACCTACTTTTTCTAAATCTTATTCATAGTGGAGTTCCTTTATGCGGTAGATTTCCAATAATTATTTAGCAATGTtaaatattgatttttaaaatgacTTTGACCTTTTGTCCTTTGTAAATTTAGAGTGCCAATATTATGCTGTTAAAAGCTATGAAGCGACAGATGGAGATGAACTGTCCATGCACGTAGGTGTCATTGTCAAAGTCTTGAAGAAATCCAGTGATGGATGGTGGCTTATCAGGTTTGTCCTATTTTGTTGTTCATTAATTGTTCCTTAATCAATAGTGTCAAATAACAAGTGGTATGACATCTGCAAGTCACATGCTCCAATtgcacctcattaacattttgtttaaaaattgGATTCCGTATGTAGTAAAAATCTTTGATTTAAATTTGTTACACAATAGAATTGCTTTATGATTGAATGTTATTTACTATTTCAAAATTCCATCACAAGGGGAACTTGATTATATCAAAAACAAGCTAAATAAGAAACTGCACCAGGGCTTCAAAGCTTTTTCAATTTTGAGAGAATTTAACTTCAACAAAATTAATTCTAAATACACTGGATTTAGTATCAGAAATGTACCAGGAATTAACTCTACTATTGTGCTTTTTGAAAACTGCAAAGTAACTTGAAAACTGACTTAAGTAATATTGTTGACCAATAGGTATGATGGACAATCTGGCTACGTCCCATCTGTTTATCTCCAGCCATACAACAACCCTCATTCAAAATTTCAGATTCTCACCAATGCAGACAGATATACCTCCACCCCGAATCTCATCACGGCTGCTAGTAGCCCACGTACTCAGTCAAATAATGTACAGCTGAACTCGCATAGATATGAAGCCAAAAATTATCTCTCACCCACAGATATCCTGGGTGCCAATAATGGACTGAATAAACAAAAATCAAGGTCTACCAACTGCTTGACTGACAAAACCATAGATGAAGACCAGTTGAGCCTTCCCAATTCAGATGTGTCAGAAAGCAGATCAGAAAGCTTGAGTGATGACATTAGCTTGTCCACTGTAAGTTCAGGCAAGTCAGGTTTATCTGAGGACATCAGCTTAACAGATAGTTACAATATTAGTCGAGGCTCTGATGATGTatcagaacaggttgagaagaaCCAAATGGTGGCTTCTCAAAGCAAGACCAAAAATCTTATTGATTCTGGTGTGGAAGGGGTAGGCTTGAAACACAGCCCTGAACCTTCAGCAAGTGGGAGCAGTCCTGTTACAAATCTGATACCCAAAATTCCTCCAAGGCCACAGCGTCAAGAAATATTATCGAGATGTACAACCCTCACCAAGAACATGGTTCTGAGATACCAAAATGATTTTGACTTTATAGATTCTGAAAGAAAATCTGAGGTCACACAACCAAAATATCAgtgagaaagttttttttaactcAAACAATATTTAATTTTGTAAAGGTATGCAGAAGCTGCAATTTTGGTAGCCAAAGTTGCCACAATCATATTAGCTTGAACATTTGCTCTGCTAAATTGTACTCAATTCATACTCAGCAGGGTTAATTTTTTAATCCTTAAGAGTCACAAAGGAAAAAAGCTTACCAATTAATACATTGTCTGGCAAAATTCTTCAATTTGACTGCAATTCTTTCTTGATCAATGGCAAGTAAACCTACACGCTCGTATAATTTCATAATGAGTGTTGTGTAGAATCATGTAACTCTAGAAAGGAACACAGTGTAATGAACAGAGGAATGA
Above is a window of Heptranchias perlo isolate sHepPer1 chromosome 22, sHepPer1.hap1, whole genome shotgun sequence DNA encoding:
- the LOC137340886 gene encoding NADPH oxidase organizer 1-like codes for the protein MDKRFPLHVRIIGYMQHKKQKTFLASVLWSDQNDVIVYRTFEEFKKLHRAIVKKFPLEAGCIKKSDRILPKFEDISRKERRQTRVSKSVLRIRMLEKYCNHLLSTSAKISKDQAVSQFFLLTNKDLPPSFPSDSIIIMPSTVEQKEDTWRRTSRTNAQSITQPVASENYTCIAPYETKDTKNKPFRVEKDEIVDVVTKNSSGWWLVENDEKQLAWFPAPYLKTCLNSAPSGASNINNETDECQYYAVKSYEATDGDELSMHVGVIVKVLKKSSDGWWLIRYDGQSGYVPSVYLQPYNNPHSKFQILTNADRYTSTPNLITAASSPRTQSNNVQLNSHRYEAKNYLSPTDILGANNGLNKQKSRSTNCLTDKTIDEDQLSLPNSDVSESRSESLSDDISLSTVSSGKSGLSEDISLTDSYNISRGSDDVSEQVEKNQMVASQSKTKNLIDSGVEGVGLKHSPEPSASGSSPVTNLIPKIPPRPQRQEILSRCTTLTKNMVLRYQNDFDFIDSERKSEVTQPKYQ